Proteins encoded together in one Synechococcus sp. A15-62 window:
- a CDS encoding TIGR03643 family protein produces MTTLPSEDIDRIIEMAWEDRTPFEAIEFQFGLSEPQVIALMRQQMKASSFKLWRKRVNGRKTKHAATSRSDRFRASCHK; encoded by the coding sequence TTGACAACGCTCCCCAGCGAAGATATCGATCGAATCATTGAAATGGCCTGGGAAGACCGCACTCCTTTCGAGGCGATTGAATTTCAATTCGGACTTTCCGAGCCGCAGGTGATCGCACTGATGCGCCAACAAATGAAAGCGTCGTCGTTCAAGCTCTGGCGCAAGCGGGTGAACGGACGCAAAACCAAACACGCAGCCACCAGCCGCTCCGATCGGTTCCGGGCGAGCTGTCACAAGTGA
- a CDS encoding N-acetylmuramoyl-L-alanine amidase: MVRDRLSLCLSGVLNRVEQHRSVAISGAAVVAFALALTGWMLMDQGEISPVVIERGRQRQDNPSSSVPLPPKSRSWRSPLARQCSGVDTTLRSRLNQLEARSGSWRAFVKIDPTNFGERYDKDAYGRLIDATPRVVVLHETVYSLSSALNTFMTPHPRDEDQVSYHTLVGQDGRVLDLVDPLSRAYGAGYSAFLGEWAITNKKVKGSVNNFALHLSLETPPSGANAYGSHSGYTTQQYDALALVLSGWIRSFNLPPAAITTHRHVDLGGERGDPRSFDWSKLQTRLAALGDLCVS, encoded by the coding sequence ATGGTTCGAGATCGTTTAAGCCTTTGCTTGAGCGGAGTGTTGAACCGCGTTGAGCAGCACCGGTCGGTCGCCATCAGCGGGGCTGCAGTGGTGGCTTTTGCTCTTGCACTGACCGGTTGGATGTTGATGGATCAAGGGGAGATCTCTCCTGTGGTGATTGAGCGTGGTCGCCAACGGCAGGACAACCCCTCCTCCTCGGTGCCATTACCGCCGAAATCGCGCTCCTGGCGATCGCCTCTTGCTCGGCAGTGTTCGGGTGTGGATACCACTTTACGGTCGCGTTTGAACCAGCTCGAGGCCCGCTCGGGTTCCTGGCGAGCCTTCGTGAAGATCGATCCCACCAATTTTGGTGAGCGTTACGACAAGGACGCCTACGGCCGCTTGATCGACGCCACGCCGAGGGTGGTGGTGCTGCACGAAACCGTTTACTCCCTTAGCTCCGCGTTGAACACCTTCATGACGCCCCATCCGCGGGATGAAGATCAGGTGAGTTACCACACGTTGGTGGGCCAAGATGGCCGCGTTCTGGATCTGGTGGATCCGTTGAGTCGGGCCTACGGCGCGGGTTATTCAGCCTTTCTGGGGGAGTGGGCGATCACCAACAAGAAGGTCAAGGGCTCCGTCAACAACTTCGCCTTGCACCTGAGCCTGGAAACTCCCCCATCGGGCGCGAATGCCTATGGCTCCCATTCGGGCTACACCACGCAGCAATACGACGCGCTGGCATTGGTCTTGTCCGGTTGGATCCGTTCCTTCAATCTGCCGCCGGCGGCGATCACCACCCATCGCCATGTGGATCTGGGCGGAGAACGGGGTGATCCGCGCAGTTTCGACTGGTCGAAACTGCAGACGCGACTCGCCGCCCTTGGGGACCTCTGCGTGAGCTGA
- a CDS encoding M61 family metallopeptidase: MFEPVQVRLDLSHPQTQTIAVSIKWTPQSQRQTFQLPVWTPGSYTVRDHVQHLHSLQLLANGEELPVRRMAPHQWLYDLPDLSPLTLNYQLEARDLTVRTGLLDPDFASLCLAAVAMDIDGCRWSTHHVVVKAPEHWSVHLPLETSAEGWVATDFDALVDSPLHAGPFQAEPFMVEGKSHELLLIGTPPMGWPPNFISDIEKVCSATCRLLGTPPPAGDRYQLVLQLLDQGYGGLEHDHSAVLQFSWSALAKPKGYRQLLQLIGHEYLHQWNVRRLRPIELRPYDYGQAVITEGLWFAEGITSYFDLSLPLLAGCSDRPTLLKDLGEELSSVLMSPGCSIQSLAASAREAWIKLYKATPASRDSQISYYRLGAAVAFCLDVRLRQRGHSMAAILRELWQGPGRQARGYSRDHIKAAVAPWDADLAADLDQWLDQPEALPLIDCVEALGLRMDPVPLKHPDHGLTLKDAEGAALIQRVRRDSPGQRAGLVVGDELLAINGYRVRRSSDLSVLLEKQECVNVTYARRSLMKETRLFPDTGVDHWTLDWDPGCTTEQRQLRDRWFEIV; the protein is encoded by the coding sequence GTGTTCGAACCGGTTCAGGTCCGGCTCGATCTGAGCCATCCCCAAACACAGACCATTGCGGTGTCCATCAAATGGACACCGCAGAGCCAACGGCAGACCTTCCAACTGCCGGTGTGGACACCGGGGTCGTACACGGTGCGTGATCACGTCCAGCACCTGCACAGCCTGCAGCTGCTGGCCAACGGCGAGGAGCTTCCGGTGCGTCGGATGGCGCCGCACCAGTGGCTCTATGATCTGCCGGATCTGAGCCCGCTCACCCTCAACTATCAGCTTGAAGCCCGGGATCTGACCGTCCGCACCGGGTTGCTCGATCCTGATTTCGCGTCGCTCTGCCTCGCTGCTGTGGCGATGGACATCGACGGCTGCCGCTGGTCAACGCATCACGTTGTTGTTAAGGCTCCGGAGCACTGGAGTGTGCATCTGCCGCTGGAGACCAGCGCTGAGGGCTGGGTCGCTACCGATTTCGATGCCCTCGTGGACAGTCCGCTGCATGCGGGGCCGTTCCAGGCAGAACCCTTCATGGTGGAGGGCAAGAGCCATGAGCTGCTGCTGATCGGCACGCCCCCGATGGGTTGGCCGCCGAACTTCATCAGCGACATTGAGAAGGTGTGCAGCGCCACCTGTCGCTTGCTGGGAACCCCTCCTCCGGCGGGGGACCGCTACCAGCTGGTGCTTCAACTGCTCGATCAGGGCTATGGCGGTCTGGAACACGACCACAGTGCGGTTCTGCAGTTCAGCTGGTCGGCTCTAGCCAAGCCCAAGGGCTACCGGCAACTGTTGCAGCTGATCGGCCATGAATACCTGCACCAGTGGAATGTGCGGCGGCTGCGACCCATTGAGCTTCGCCCCTACGACTACGGGCAGGCGGTGATCACCGAAGGCCTCTGGTTTGCTGAGGGTATCACCAGTTACTTCGACCTCAGCCTGCCCCTGTTGGCGGGCTGTTCGGATCGGCCGACCCTGCTCAAGGATCTGGGTGAGGAGCTGTCCAGCGTGCTGATGTCACCCGGCTGTTCGATCCAGTCGCTCGCGGCCAGTGCCCGTGAGGCGTGGATCAAGCTGTACAAAGCGACGCCAGCCTCGCGGGACAGCCAGATCAGCTACTACCGCCTCGGTGCGGCCGTGGCTTTCTGTCTGGATGTGCGCCTGCGCCAGCGGGGCCACTCCATGGCTGCAATCCTGCGGGAGTTGTGGCAGGGTCCCGGCCGTCAGGCCCGTGGCTATAGCCGTGATCACATCAAGGCGGCAGTGGCTCCATGGGATGCCGATCTTGCAGCGGATCTGGATCAATGGCTGGATCAACCCGAGGCCCTTCCCCTGATCGATTGCGTGGAGGCTCTGGGGCTGCGTATGGACCCTGTGCCGCTCAAGCACCCCGACCATGGACTCACCCTCAAGGACGCTGAGGGCGCCGCTTTGATTCAGCGGGTGCGGCGCGACAGTCCCGGGCAGCGGGCTGGACTTGTGGTGGGCGATGAGCTGTTGGCGATCAATGGCTACCGGGTGCGACGAAGCAGTGACCTTTCCGTTCTGCTTGAGAAGCAGGAATGTGTGAACGTCACCTACGCACGCCGAAGCCTGATGAAGGAGACCCGTCTGTTTCCTGACACGGGTGTGGACCATTGGACGTTGGATTGGGATCCTGGGTGCACAACGGAACAACGGCAGTTGCGGGATCGATGGTTCGAGATCGTTTAA